Proteins from one Desulfonema limicola genomic window:
- a CDS encoding Rpn family recombination-promoting nuclease/putative transposase, with product MPKLLSLKNDFVFKKIFSQDQEILIDLINSVLRLPEESGIVSVTVKNPEILPDEIEKKFIILDVRAVDQEGNEYDIEIQVRQYENYPKRTLYYLCRMYGDQLNKGENYAALCPVIGIHFLDYEQFPDNPDFHYHFFLRDTRYPNLSLTDDISLHIFELPGIERSMKHRDKMQEWLYFFNHAHEEGENTMEANYSNPMIKKAYDALQFLSADEKARDLAERREKALKDEAMFLEEARNLGRKEGRKEGKTEGRKEGKEEGRKEKEKETAINLLKMKLLTVEQIAQASGMDITEIEKLKFELN from the coding sequence ATGCCAAAACTCCTGTCATTAAAAAACGATTTTGTATTTAAAAAAATATTTTCCCAAGACCAGGAAATCTTGATTGACCTTATAAACAGCGTACTAAGACTGCCTGAAGAATCAGGCATTGTCTCAGTAACAGTAAAAAACCCTGAAATTTTGCCTGATGAAATAGAGAAAAAATTCATCATCCTTGATGTTCGCGCTGTTGACCAGGAGGGAAATGAATATGATATTGAAATCCAGGTTCGGCAGTATGAAAATTATCCAAAACGAACCCTGTATTATCTTTGCAGGATGTACGGGGATCAATTAAACAAAGGGGAAAACTATGCAGCCCTCTGCCCTGTAATCGGCATTCATTTTCTTGATTATGAACAGTTTCCTGATAATCCTGATTTTCATTATCATTTTTTTCTGAGAGATACCCGTTATCCAAATTTGAGCCTGACAGATGACATTTCCCTGCATATATTTGAACTCCCGGGAATTGAACGCAGCATGAAACACAGGGATAAAATGCAGGAATGGCTGTATTTTTTTAACCATGCCCACGAGGAAGGAGAAAATACCATGGAAGCAAATTATAGTAATCCAATGATAAAAAAAGCATATGACGCGCTTCAATTCCTGAGTGCAGATGAAAAAGCCAGAGACCTGGCGGAAAGAAGAGAAAAGGCTTTGAAGGATGAGGCAATGTTTTTGGAAGAAGCCAGAAATCTTGGAAGAAAGGAAGGAAGAAAAGAAGGAAAGACGGAAGGAAGAAAGGAAGGAAAGGAGGAAGGAAGAAAGGAAAAAGAAAAAGAAACCGCCATTAATTTACTTAAAATGAAACTACTGACTGTGGAACAGATTGCCCAGGCATCAGGCATGGATATAACAGAAATAGAAAAGTTGAAATTTGAACTGAATTAA
- a CDS encoding Rpn family recombination-promoting nuclease/putative transposase, with the protein MPKLLSLKNDFVFKKIFSQDQEILIDLINSVLRLPEKSGIVSVTVKNPEILPDEIEKKFIILDVRAVDQSGNEYDIEIQVRRYENYPKRTLYYLCKMYGDQLNKGENYAALCPVIGIHFLDYEQFPDNPDFHYHFYLRDTRYPDLSLTDDISLHIFELPGIERSMKHRDKMQEWLYFFNHAHEEGENTMEANYSNPMIKKAYDALQFLSADEKARDLAERREKALKDEAMFLEEARNLGRKEGRKEGRKEGRKEGKKEGRKEGKEEGRKEKEKETAINLLKMKLLTEEQIAQASGMNITEIEKLKSELN; encoded by the coding sequence ATGCCAAAACTCCTGTCATTAAAAAACGATTTTGTATTTAAAAAAATATTTTCCCAAGACCAGGAAATCTTGATTGACCTTATAAACAGCGTACTAAGACTGCCCGAAAAATCAGGCATTGTATCAGTAACAGTAAAAAACCCTGAAATTTTGCCTGATGAAATAGAGAAAAAATTCATCATCCTTGATGTTCGTGCAGTTGATCAGTCAGGAAATGAATATGATATTGAAATCCAGGTGCGCCGGTATGAAAACTATCCAAAAAGAACCTTGTATTATCTTTGCAAGATGTACGGGGATCAATTAAACAAAGGGGAAAACTATGCAGCCCTCTGCCCTGTGATCGGCATTCATTTTCTTGATTATGAACAATTTCCTGATAATCCTGATTTTCATTATCATTTTTACCTTAGAGATACCCGGTATCCAGACCTGAGCCTGACAGATGATATTTCCCTGCATATATTTGAACTTCCAGGGATTGAACGCAGCATGAAACACAGGGATAAAATGCAGGAATGGCTGTATTTTTTTAACCATGCCCACGAAGAAGGAGAAAATACCATGGAAGCAAATTATAGTAATCCAATGATAAAAAAAGCATATGACGCGCTTCAATTCCTGAGCGCAGATGAAAAAGCCAGAGACCTGGCGGAAAGAAGAGAAAAGGCTTTGAAGGATGAGGCAATGTTTTTGGAAGAAGCCAGAAATCTTGGAAGAAAGGAAGGAAGAAAGGAAGGAAGAAAGGAAGGAAGAAAAGAAGGAAAGAAGGAAGGAAGAAAGGAAGGAAAGGAGGAAGGAAGAAAGGAAAAAGAAAAAGAAACCGCCATTAATTTACTTAAAATGAAACTACTGACTGAAGAACAGATTGCTCAGGCATCAGGCATGAATATAACGGAAATAGAAAAGCTGAAATCTGAACTGAATTAA
- a CDS encoding Rpn family recombination-promoting nuclease/putative transposase, with protein sequence MPKLLSLKNDFVFKKIFSQDTEILIDLINSVLRLPEESGIVSVTVKNPEILPDEIEKKFIILDVRAVDQEGKEYDIEIQVRQYENYPKRTLYYLCRMYGDQLDKGENYAVLCPVIGIHFLDYEQFPDNPDFHYHFYLRDTRYPELSLTDDISLHIFELPGIERSMKYRDKMQEWLYFFNHAHEEGENTMEANYSNPMIKKAYDALQFLSADEKARDLAERREKALKDEAMFLEEARNLGMKEGFKKGEKKGKKEGRKETAINLLKMKLLTEEQIAQASGMNITEIEKLKSELN encoded by the coding sequence ATGCCAAAACTCCTGTCATTAAAAAACGATTTTGTTTTTAAAAAGATATTTTCCCAGGATACAGAAATACTGATAGACCTGATAAACAGCGTACTCAGACTGCCTGAAGAATCAGGTATTGTATCAGTAACCGTAAAAAACCCTGAAATTTTGCCTGATGAAATAGAAAAGAAATTCATCATTCTTGATGTCCGTGCTGTTGATCAGGAGGGAAAAGAATATGATATTGAAATCCAGGTTCGGCAGTATGAAAATTATCCAAAACGAACCCTGTATTATCTTTGCAGAATGTATGGGGATCAATTAGACAAAGGTGAAAACTATGCAGTCCTCTGCCCTGTAATCGGAATTCATTTCCTTGATTATGAACAGTTTCCCGATAATCCTGATTTTCATTATCATTTCTACCTGAGAGACACCCGTTATCCAGAACTGAGCCTGACAGATGATATTTCCCTGCATATATTTGAACTTCCAGGGATTGAACGCAGCATGAAATACAGGGATAAAATGCAGGAATGGCTGTATTTTTTTAACCATGCCCACGAGGAAGGAGAAAACACCATGGAAGCAAATTATAGTAATCCAATGATAAAAAAAGCATATGATGCGCTTCAATTCCTGAGCGCAGATGAAAAAGCCAGAGACCTGGCGGAAAGAAGAGAAAAGGCTTTGAAGGATGAGGCAATGTTTTTGGAAGAAGCAAGAAACCTTGGCATGAAGGAAGGATTTAAAAAAGGGGAAAAAAAAGGAAAAAAAGAAGGTAGAAAAGAAACCGCCATTAATTTACTTAAAATGAAACTACTGACTGAAGAACAGATTGCTCAGGCATCAGGCATGAATATAACGGAAATAGAAAAGCTGAAATCTGAACTGAATTAA
- a CDS encoding Rpn family recombination-promoting nuclease/putative transposase gives MQKLLSLKNDFVFKKIFSQDAEILIDLINSVLRLPEESGIVSVTVKNPEILPDEIEKKFIILDVRAVDQSGNEYDIEIQVRRYENYPKRTLYYLCKMYGDQLNKGENYAALCPVIGIHFLDYEQFPDNPDFHYHFYLRDTRYPDLSLTDDISLHIFELPGIERSMKHRDKMQEWLYFFNHAHEEGENTMEANYSNPMIKKAYDALQFLSADEKARDLAERREKALKDEAMFLEEARNLGMKEGKKETAVNLLKMKILTVAQIAQASGMDITEVEKLKSELN, from the coding sequence ATGCAAAAACTCCTGTCATTAAAAAACGATTTTGTATTTAAAAAGATATTTTCCCAGGATGCAGAAATACTGATAGACCTTATAAACAGCGTACTAAGACTGCCCGAAGAATCCGGCATTGTCTCAGTAACAGTAAAAAACCCTGAAATTTTGCCTGATGAAATAGAGAAAAAATTCATCATTCTTGATGTTCGTGCAGTTGATCAGTCAGGCAATGAATATGATATTGAAATCCAGGTGCGCCGGTATGAAAACTATCCAAAAAGAACCTTGTATTATCTTTGCAAGATGTACGGGGATCAATTAAACAAAGGGGAAAACTATGCAGCCCTCTGCCCTGTAATCGGCATTCATTTTCTTGATTATGAACAATTTCCTGATAATCCTGATTTTCATTATCATTTTTACCTTAGAGATACCCGGTATCCAGACCTGAGCCTGACAGATGATATTTCCCTGCATATATTTGAACTTCCAGGGATTGAACGCAGCATGAAACACAGGGATAAAATGCAGGAATGGCTGTATTTTTTTAACCATGCCCACGAAGAAGGAGAAAATACCATGGAAGCAAATTATAGTAATCCAATGATAAAAAAAGCATATGACGCGCTTCAATTCCTGAGCGCAGATGAAAAAGCAAGAGATTTGGCGGAAAGAAGGGAAAAGGCTTTGAAGGATGAGGCAATGTTTTTAGAGGAAGCCAGGAATCTTGGCATGAAGGAGGGGAAAAAAGAAACCGCTGTTAATTTGCTAAAAATGAAAATATTAACAGTTGCTCAGATTGCCCAGGCATCAGGTATGGATATAACGGAAGTTGAAAAACTGAAATCTGAACTGAATTAA
- a CDS encoding Rpn family recombination-promoting nuclease/putative transposase — protein sequence MQKLLSLKNDFVFKKIFSQDQEILIDLINSVLRLPEKSGIVSVTVKNPEILPDEIEKKFIILDVRAVDQSGNEYDIEIQVRRYENYPKRTLYYLCKMYGDQLNKGENYAALCPVIGIHFLDYEQFPDNPDFHYHFYLRDTRYPDLSLTDDISLHIFELPGIEYSIKHRDKMQEWMYFFNHAHEEGENTMEANYSNPMIKKAYDALQFLSADEKARDLAERREKALKDEAMFLEEARNLGMKEGFKKGEKKGKKEGKKEGRKEGRKEGRKETAINLLKMKLLTEEQIAQASGMNIKEIEKLKYELN from the coding sequence ATGCAAAAACTCCTGTCATTAAAAAACGATTTTGTGTTTAAAAAGATATTTTCCCAAGACCAGGAAATCTTGATTGACCTTATAAACAGCGTACTAAGACTGCCCGAAAAATCAGGCATTGTATCAGTAACAGTAAAAAACCCTGAAATTTTGCCTGATGAAATAGAGAAAAAATTCATCATTCTTGATGTTCGTGCAGTTGATCAGTCAGGAAATGAATATGATATTGAAATCCAGGTGCGCCGGTATGAAAACTATCCAAAAAGAACCTTGTATTATCTTTGCAAGATGTACGGGGATCAATTAAACAAAGGTGAAAACTATGCAGCCCTCTGCCCTGTAATCGGCATTCATTTTCTTGATTATGAACAATTTCCTGATAATCCTGATTTTCATTATCATTTTTACCTTAGAGATACCCGGTATCCAGACCTGAGCCTGACTGATGACATTTCCCTGCATATATTTGAACTTCCAGGGATTGAGTATAGTATTAAACACAGGGATAAAATGCAGGAATGGATGTATTTTTTTAATCATGCCCACGAGGAAGGAGAAAATACCATGGAAGCAAATTATAGTAACCCAATGATAAAAAAAGCATATGACGCGCTTCAATTCCTGAGCGCAGATGAAAAAGCAAGAGACCTGGCTGAAAGAAGAGAAAAGGCTTTGAAGGATGAGGCAATGTTTTTGGAAGAAGCAAGAAACCTTGGCATGAAGGAAGGATTTAAAAAAGGGGAAAAAAAAGGAAAAAAAGAAGGAAAAAAAGAAGGTAGAAAAGAAGGTAGAAAAGAAGGTAGAAAAGAAACCGCCATTAATTTACTTAAAATGAAACTACTAACTGAAGAACAGATTGCCCAGGCATCAGGCATGAATATAAAGGAAATAGAAAAGCTGAAATATGAGTTGAATTAA
- a CDS encoding Rpn family recombination-promoting nuclease/putative transposase, with protein sequence MLKLLSLKNDFVFKKIFSQNTEILIDLINSVLRLPEESGIVSVTVKNPEILPDEIEKKFIILDVRAVDQSGNEYDIEIQVRRYENYPKRTLYYLCKMYGEQLSKGENYAELCPVIGIHFLDYEQFPDNPDFHYHFYLRDTRYPDLSLTDDISLHIFELPGIEYSIKHRDKMQEWMYFFNHAHEEGENTMEANYSNPMIKKAYDALQFLSADEKARDLAERREKALKDEAMFLEEARNLGMKEGFKKGEKEGKKEGKKEGRKETAINLLKMKLLTEEQIAQASGMNVKEIEKLKYELN encoded by the coding sequence ATGCTAAAACTCCTGTCATTAAAAAACGATTTTGTATTTAAAAAGATATTTTCCCAGAATACTGAAATACTGATAGACCTGATAAACAGCGTACTAAGACTGCCCGAAGAATCCGGCATTGTCTCAGTAACAGTAAAAAATCCTGAAATTCTGCCTGATGAAATAGAGAAAAAATTCATCATTCTTGATGTTCGTGCAGTTGATCAGTCAGGAAATGAATATGATATTGAAATCCAGGTGCGCCGGTATGAAAACTATCCAAAAAGAACCCTGTATTATCTTTGTAAAATGTACGGGGAGCAGTTAAGCAAAGGTGAAAACTATGCAGAACTCTGCCCTGTGATCGGGATTCATTTTCTTGATTATGAACAATTTCCTGATAATCCTGATTTTCATTATCATTTTTACCTTAGAGATACCCGGTATCCAGACCTGAGCCTGACTGATGACATTTCCCTGCATATATTTGAACTTCCAGGGATTGAGTACAGTATTAAACACAGGGATAAAATGCAGGAATGGATGTATTTTTTTAATCATGCCCACGAGGAAGGAGAAAATACCATGGAAGCAAATTATAGTAACCCAATGATAAAAAAAGCATATGACGCGCTTCAATTCCTGAGCGCAGATGAAAAAGCAAGAGACCTGGCTGAAAGAAGAGAAAAGGCTTTGAAGGATGAGGCAATGTTTTTGGAAGAAGCAAGAAACCTTGGCATGAAGGAAGGATTTAAAAAAGGGGAAAAAGAAGGAAAAAAAGAAGGAAAAAAAGAAGGTAGAAAAGAAACCGCCATTAATTTACTTAAAATGAAACTACTAACTGAAGAACAGATTGCCCAGGCATCAGGCATGAATGTAAAGGAAATAGAAAAGCTGAAATATGAGTTGAATTAA
- a CDS encoding lysophospholipid acyltransferase family protein: MKKEISELEFKLIGIFGKLILDFIFSFSRITETGFEHIESIMNSRKLVAGVWHSRILAFIYLYKGLNGAALVSQAQDGEIIARILQKQGFDPVRGSTTRGGTKALALLVRKIKSGQAAVITPDGPQGPRYKVQPGIISLAQKAGVPILPMAYSAKHCIIFSSWDRFILPYPFSPCYIVYGRPVYVPRDAGRQAWEQSRLDLEKELCRITQQADQYFGRHTP, translated from the coding sequence ATGAAAAAAGAAATTAGTGAATTAGAATTCAAGCTGATTGGAATTTTCGGCAAACTTATTCTGGATTTTATATTTTCATTTTCCAGGATTACAGAAACAGGATTTGAACATATTGAATCAATTATGAATTCAAGAAAATTAGTTGCAGGAGTCTGGCATTCAAGAATCCTGGCTTTTATTTATTTATATAAAGGATTGAATGGAGCTGCTCTTGTAAGTCAGGCACAAGACGGTGAAATTATTGCCAGGATCCTGCAAAAACAGGGATTTGATCCTGTAAGAGGATCCACAACAAGAGGGGGAACTAAGGCCCTTGCCCTTCTTGTTAGAAAAATAAAATCAGGACAAGCTGCTGTTATTACCCCTGACGGTCCCCAGGGACCGAGATACAAAGTACAGCCTGGAATCATTTCCCTTGCTCAAAAAGCCGGGGTTCCAATTCTTCCAATGGCTTATAGTGCAAAACACTGCATAATTTTTTCAAGCTGGGACAGGTTTATCCTCCCCTATCCTTTTTCCCCATGTTATATTGTTTACGGCAGGCCGGTATATGTTCCCCGTGATGCAGGCAGACAGGCATGGGAACAATCCCGTCTTGATCTTGAAAAAGAGCTTTGCAGGATCACACAGCAGGCAGACCAGTATTTTGGCCGTCATACGCCATAG
- the lpxB gene encoding lipid-A-disaccharide synthase, whose product MTDKKVMIVAGEASGDHHGAKVVKAMRKKDKSLCFFGIGGNAIKASGVDIIIDSSMLSVVGITEVIFKFKNVLNAMSEARKIMKTRHPDLLILIDYPDFNLILAEYAQKLGIKVLYYISPTVWAWRSGRIKTIKQRVDHMAVILPFELPYYQKARIPASFVGHPLLDNKPVLDDPEFEKRFYSDPVIGLLPGSRDSEIEKLLPVMIDAANIMCQKNKRIKFLISLSHSVDKKHFKDIIQNKKIKADFEIIPGNIENIFNQCSFIIAASGTVNLETALAGIPMVIVYKVSALSYFIGKKLINVNHISLVNLIPGKSLLPELIQDQAIPENIAQIVLKMLDNVPALISLRHDLLNIKKLMGRPGASERVADIALNLLTAAKIK is encoded by the coding sequence ATGACAGATAAAAAGGTGATGATTGTTGCAGGGGAAGCATCAGGAGATCATCATGGTGCAAAAGTTGTAAAAGCCATGAGAAAAAAAGATAAATCCCTTTGTTTTTTTGGTATTGGCGGAAATGCAATCAAGGCTTCAGGTGTTGATATTATTATTGATTCATCAATGCTTTCGGTTGTGGGAATAACTGAGGTGATTTTTAAGTTTAAAAATGTTTTAAATGCCATGTCAGAAGCCAGAAAAATAATGAAAACAAGACACCCCGATCTTCTTATCCTCATAGATTATCCTGATTTTAATCTTATTCTTGCAGAATATGCACAAAAGCTGGGTATAAAAGTACTATATTATATAAGCCCCACTGTATGGGCATGGAGATCAGGCAGGATAAAAACAATAAAACAGAGGGTTGACCATATGGCAGTTATCCTGCCCTTTGAACTGCCTTACTATCAAAAGGCCCGTATTCCTGCATCTTTTGTGGGACACCCCCTGTTAGATAATAAGCCGGTATTAGATGATCCTGAATTTGAAAAACGTTTTTATTCTGATCCTGTCATAGGTTTACTGCCTGGATCAAGGGACAGTGAAATTGAAAAACTGCTTCCTGTAATGATTGATGCTGCCAATATCATGTGTCAAAAAAACAAAAGGATTAAATTTTTAATATCTCTTTCTCATTCTGTTGATAAAAAGCATTTTAAAGATATTATTCAAAATAAAAAAATCAAAGCTGATTTTGAAATTATTCCTGGAAACATTGAAAATATTTTCAATCAATGCAGCTTTATAATAGCAGCATCAGGTACTGTCAATCTTGAAACAGCTCTTGCAGGCATACCAATGGTTATTGTTTATAAGGTCTCTGCTTTAAGTTATTTTATTGGAAAAAAACTAATTAATGTCAACCATATCAGCCTGGTAAATCTTATCCCGGGAAAATCCCTTTTGCCTGAGCTTATTCAGGATCAGGCCATACCGGAAAATATTGCACAAATCGTATTAAAAATGCTGGATAATGTCCCTGCCCTTATTTCTTTAAGACATGATCTTCTTAATATCAAAAAACTGATGGGCCGGCCTGGAGCCTCAGAAAGGGTTGCAGATATTGCCTTAAATTTATTAACAGCAGCCAAAATCAAATGA
- the lpxA gene encoding acyl-ACP--UDP-N-acetylglucosamine O-acyltransferase — protein MIHSTAIIHPGAELDSNVSVGPYSIIRENVAIGKGTVIGPHVTIDPYVNIGPDCRIYQFASVGAAPQDLKFKGEETYVKIGRGTVIREFVTINRGTEFGGGVTEVGEDNFLMAYCHVAHDCITGKRVILANNATLAGHIVIEDGVTVGGLVAIHQFVRIGTQAYVGGKSAVVKDIPPYVIASGDRAKLHGLNSVGLKRQGMSQATLSTLKKAYRIIFRIGLTLNEAIERVCAEVDQIPEVVIFINFIKSATRGITR, from the coding sequence ATGATACATTCTACAGCTATTATACATCCCGGGGCCGAACTTGATTCAAATGTCAGTGTAGGTCCTTATTCCATTATAAGAGAAAATGTGGCTATTGGCAAAGGCACTGTTATCGGGCCTCATGTTACCATAGATCCATATGTCAATATCGGCCCTGATTGCCGTATTTACCAGTTTGCTTCAGTTGGAGCCGCACCCCAGGACTTAAAATTCAAAGGAGAAGAAACCTATGTAAAAATAGGAAGAGGTACTGTTATCCGTGAATTTGTAACTATTAACAGGGGTACGGAATTTGGAGGCGGGGTTACTGAGGTTGGTGAAGATAATTTTTTAATGGCATACTGCCATGTTGCCCATGACTGCATTACAGGCAAAAGAGTTATTCTTGCAAACAATGCAACCCTTGCAGGTCATATTGTTATTGAAGACGGTGTTACTGTGGGCGGTCTGGTGGCAATTCATCAATTTGTCAGAATAGGAACACAGGCATATGTGGGAGGAAAATCAGCAGTTGTCAAGGATATTCCTCCATATGTAATTGCTTCAGGAGACCGGGCAAAGCTTCATGGCTTAAACAGTGTGGGCTTAAAACGCCAGGGTATGTCCCAGGCAACACTATCAACCCTGAAAAAAGCTTACAGGATTATATTCCGCATAGGTTTAACCCTTAATGAAGCTATTGAAAGGGTATGTGCAGAGGTGGATCAAATTCCTGAAGTTGTTATATTTATAAATTTTATCAAATCTGCCACCCGGGGGATTACACGATAG
- the fabZ gene encoding 3-hydroxyacyl-ACP dehydratase FabZ, translating into MTIKYDILDIMKFLPHRYPFILVDRVIELDPGKTITALKNVTINEPFFQGHFPGTPIMPGVLIVEAMGQAGGVLFIESASEKWHGAPVYFMAIDKVRFRRPVVPGDQLILEVEIIKYRHKVVKLAAKASVDGQRAAEAEFMASFGEKQ; encoded by the coding sequence ATGACTATAAAATATGATATTTTAGATATCATGAAATTTTTACCCCACAGATACCCTTTCATTCTTGTGGACAGGGTAATTGAACTTGATCCTGGAAAAACTATTACTGCATTAAAAAATGTTACCATAAATGAACCTTTTTTTCAGGGACATTTTCCAGGAACGCCCATTATGCCTGGTGTTCTGATTGTAGAAGCCATGGGTCAGGCAGGAGGAGTATTATTTATTGAATCTGCTTCTGAAAAATGGCATGGAGCGCCTGTGTATTTTATGGCAATTGACAAGGTCAGGTTTAGAAGACCTGTTGTACCAGGTGATCAATTGATACTTGAAGTTGAAATTATTAAATATCGTCATAAAGTCGTTAAACTGGCTGCTAAGGCATCAGTTGATGGACAGAGGGCTGCTGAAGCTGAATTTATGGCTTCGTTTGGAGAAAAGCAATGA
- the lpxD gene encoding UDP-3-O-(3-hydroxymyristoyl)glucosamine N-acyltransferase, whose translation MEISLADIARTIGGKLIGNGNKIIRGASCFENADKDHIILAGSAKYLNRLDETKAGAVIVPSNFDTSSISRDMVAVENPMADFSKLLEIFYPGPKVEQYISPNAVIGDNFISGNNISISHFVSIGSNVSMGDRVRIHSGVVIEDNVTIGSDVEIHSNVSIYARSQIGSRVIIHSGTVIGSDGFGFAPDKEKYQKIPHTGIVCIEDDVEIGALNAIDRATFGETRIKRGVKTDNFVHIAHNVVVGEDTLLVAQVGISGSTTLGNHVIVAGQAGISGHLNIGSNAIVGPRAGIAKDVPDNEIVSGAPEMPHKLWLRVQNIIPKLPELKKKISELEKRLKKVEEK comes from the coding sequence ATGGAAATTTCACTTGCAGATATTGCCAGAACCATTGGCGGTAAGCTTATTGGTAATGGAAACAAAATAATCAGGGGTGCTTCTTGTTTTGAAAATGCAGATAAAGATCATATTATCCTTGCAGGAAGTGCCAAATATTTAAACAGGCTTGATGAAACTAAGGCCGGGGCTGTTATTGTTCCAAGTAATTTTGATACATCTTCAATTTCCAGGGATATGGTGGCAGTTGAAAATCCTATGGCTGATTTTTCAAAGCTTCTGGAGATTTTTTATCCAGGGCCTAAGGTTGAGCAGTATATAAGTCCCAATGCTGTTATTGGAGATAATTTTATCTCTGGTAATAATATTTCAATCTCTCATTTTGTTTCCATTGGCAGCAATGTAAGCATGGGAGACAGGGTCAGGATTCATTCAGGGGTTGTTATCGAAGACAATGTAACTATTGGCAGTGATGTTGAAATTCACTCCAATGTCAGTATTTATGCCAGGTCTCAAATTGGTTCCCGGGTAATAATTCATTCAGGAACTGTTATAGGCAGTGACGGCTTTGGGTTTGCTCCTGACAAAGAAAAATATCAGAAAATACCCCATACTGGAATTGTATGTATTGAAGATGATGTTGAAATAGGGGCACTCAATGCCATTGACCGGGCAACCTTTGGTGAAACACGGATAAAAAGAGGTGTTAAAACCGATAATTTTGTTCATATAGCCCATAATGTTGTTGTTGGTGAAGATACATTGCTTGTAGCCCAGGTAGGAATCTCTGGAAGTACTACCCTGGGAAATCATGTAATAGTTGCAGGCCAGGCCGGGATTTCTGGACATCTTAATATAGGCAGTAACGCAATTGTGGGTCCCAGAGCAGGGATAGCAAAGGATGTTCCTGACAATGAAATAGTTTCAGGTGCTCCTGAAATGCCTCATAAATTATGGCTCAGGGTTCAGAATATAATTCCTAAATTGCCTGAATTAAAGAAAAAAATATCAGAACTTGAAAAAAGACTGAAAAAGGTTGAGGAAAAATGA
- a CDS encoding OmpH family outer membrane protein, translating to MKLIKTAFIAVIVLLFSLTSSYGADDKIGVIDFQKVLRESDAGKSAKTDIESEGKRLEKKLKDEGEALEKMKKKLEAEIMVMSSEMRESKEREFRIKVDDFKVLQKKYANEFKTFEAKIIKQVQQEIFDLVEKIGKKGGYKLILERTAVLYYPDTIDITDILIKEYNASK from the coding sequence TTGAAACTGATAAAAACAGCTTTTATTGCAGTCATTGTTTTGCTTTTTTCTCTGACTTCTTCATATGGAGCAGATGACAAGATTGGTGTTATAGATTTTCAAAAGGTTTTAAGAGAGTCAGATGCTGGTAAATCTGCTAAAACAGATATAGAAAGCGAGGGTAAACGCCTGGAAAAGAAACTCAAGGATGAAGGTGAAGCTCTTGAGAAGATGAAAAAAAAGCTTGAAGCTGAAATTATGGTTATGAGCAGCGAGATGCGTGAATCTAAAGAACGTGAATTTAGAATCAAGGTTGATGATTTTAAAGTCCTTCAAAAAAAATATGCAAATGAGTTTAAAACCTTTGAAGCAAAAATAATAAAACAGGTTCAGCAGGAGATATTTGATCTGGTTGAAAAGATTGGCAAAAAGGGCGGATACAAGCTGATCCTGGAAAGAACTGCAGTATTGTATTATCCTGATACTATTGATATTACGGATATATTGATTAAAGAATACAATGCATCAAAATAA